The Methylomagnum ishizawai genome has a window encoding:
- the alaC gene encoding alanine transaminase: MEEFQRIKRLPPYVFNIVNDLKAKERAAGVDIIDFGMGNPDRATPQHIVDKLVEVAQKGTAHRYSVSKGIIRLRKAICGWYQRRFNVDLDPDSQAIVTIGSKEGLAHLMFATLGPGDAVLVPNPAYPIHPYGCVLAGADVRHVPLLPGVDFFAELEKAIKTSWPKPKMLILNFPGNPTTQCVELDFFEKVVELAREYKIWVVHDIAYADIVFDGYVAPSILQVPGATDVAVEFFTLSKSYNMPGWRVGFMVGNRELVAALGRIKSYLDYGTFTPIQVAAITALEGPQDCVAEICELYRSRRDVLCNSLNNIGWAVEKPKATMFLWAPIPEQYKHLGSLEFAKKMLLEAQVAVSPGIGFGEYGDDHVRFSLIENEHRTRQAIRGIKNMMRKDSAA, translated from the coding sequence ATGGAAGAATTCCAACGCATCAAACGCCTGCCGCCCTACGTCTTCAACATCGTCAACGACCTCAAGGCCAAGGAGCGGGCGGCCGGGGTCGATATCATCGATTTCGGCATGGGCAATCCCGACCGCGCCACGCCCCAGCATATCGTCGATAAGCTGGTCGAAGTCGCCCAGAAAGGCACGGCCCATCGCTATTCCGTGTCGAAAGGCATCATCCGCCTGCGGAAGGCCATTTGCGGCTGGTATCAACGCCGCTTCAACGTCGATCTCGACCCCGATTCCCAAGCCATCGTCACCATCGGTTCCAAGGAGGGCTTGGCCCATCTGATGTTCGCCACCCTGGGGCCGGGCGACGCGGTGCTGGTGCCGAATCCGGCCTATCCCATCCATCCCTATGGCTGCGTGCTGGCCGGGGCCGATGTGCGCCATGTGCCCTTGCTGCCGGGCGTGGATTTCTTCGCGGAACTGGAAAAGGCCATCAAGACCTCGTGGCCGAAACCGAAGATGCTGATCCTCAACTTTCCCGGCAATCCCACCACCCAATGCGTGGAACTGGATTTCTTCGAGAAGGTGGTGGAACTGGCGCGGGAATACAAAATCTGGGTGGTCCACGATATCGCCTATGCCGACATCGTGTTCGACGGCTATGTCGCGCCGTCCATCCTGCAAGTGCCGGGCGCGACCGATGTGGCGGTGGAATTCTTCACGCTCTCCAAGAGCTATAACATGCCGGGTTGGCGCGTCGGCTTCATGGTCGGCAACCGCGAACTGGTCGCGGCGCTGGGCCGGATCAAATCCTACCTCGACTACGGCACCTTCACCCCGATCCAGGTCGCGGCCATCACCGCGCTGGAAGGCCCGCAGGATTGCGTCGCGGAAATCTGCGAACTCTACCGTTCCCGCCGCGATGTGCTGTGCAACAGCTTGAACAACATCGGCTGGGCGGTGGAAAAACCCAAGGCCACCATGTTCCTGTGGGCGCCGATTCCCGAGCAATATAAGCATCTCGGCTCCCTGGAATTCGCCAAGAAGATGCTGCTGGAAGCCCAGGTGGCGGTGTCGCCCGGCATCGGCTTCGGCGAATACGGCGACGACCATGTCAGGTTCAGCCTGATCGAGAACGAACACCGCACCCGCCAGGCCATCCGCGGCATCAAGAACATGATGCGCAAGGACAGCGCGGCATAA